A window of Phaseolus vulgaris cultivar G19833 chromosome 4, P. vulgaris v2.0, whole genome shotgun sequence genomic DNA:
TGTAGTGAAATGAAACATTGAGAAATttcatgaaattatttttttagttgtaaAGAATAATAAGTTCAGAAGAATACAACTTTTTTTACaacagaaaatattttaaaaattatattatattttaaaagaataatttttttaaatctcaagTTTCAACATCAACACACAACTGCATACAAGAAAATGAATAGTACTTCACGCAAATGGCATGTGATTGGTGACAAAAGGAGGATGGAATTTCAATGTACCTTTTTCCTATTTTGAAATAAGATTTCATTatcattttcatggaatcttTGTCATATATTTACCTATTTATCtatctaaatatttattaaataatataactaGAGTATTCCTACTTTacactaataatatatattaatactttatattaaaatattaaaaaaaatattaaagtaataATATAGTGGATGATGCAttttaaaaacacaattttacacgGACATctttgagataaaaaaaataattagttgttatagtaactaaattagagatcattaggaactaaataaatttttggtttctaaattagtttttattattgttaaatgatttttaaattggtatctaattagccaccaagtttttctaccaaatttagaatctaaataattggtagttaaaaccttaatagctaattagataccaatttagaaactatttaactataatagaaactaatttagaaaccattttgttttagtttctaaaatgttttctaatttagttactattgcaactaattatttgatctctaaaaattggtttctatttgatgatttttttgtagCGATCGATgagtaatttcttaaaaaaaaaattaactaaccACACTTTTATGTACTTTTTTAATCGCAATTTTTTCattgaaaaagaaattgaaacttTATTTAATACACCAATTCCAATAATAGTCTCTCCAATGACATGTTGCTAAACTATGATAGTTAAAAACCAAACAAATTGAAACCCCACTTCAAGTACTTAAATACCATGAATGCACACACACACATGAACAAAGGAAAATAGTGCAAAATAGAGAATACTTTGCTGTGTTGAAGAGGCATCATCATCTGATATACATAAAGCTACACATTATGGCAAGCCTTTTCATGGTTCCTTGCCAGCATCGATTGCTGAAGAAGTTGCAGAGCCATTGGCATCCAAAGGCAGCAGCATCAAACTTCATCATTAGGAGTGAGAAAACTTCCACATTCAGTTTCAGAAGCAATGCCAATATCCCTATTCATGAAATTCCTGGGGTGATGCATTCTCACCAACTTCTCCATCTTACCCTTTTCATGCTACTCATTCTAACATGAAAGTGTCAATGTTCTTTGCAGGCTTCCTTTGATCACTACATGGATGACAAGCAGAGAGTTATTAGAGATGTGTTTTCTGATGACAAAGTAACAACTCAACAGATCAATCAGGTACTTGCACAAGTTTCATTCACATGTCTGTTCAGACAAACTTTTTCATCAACACCTTCGGAAAAAACAAACAATGTAAGAAACATTAATGAAATGAGATTTTGTATAATTAAGAAAGAATGTTAACTGGGaaaagtttttcttcttttaggaaCAAGAAACTAGAAAAACTGAAGTTTAAGTTCAACTTCATAAAACCGTCATAAAACCGATTTATAAGATGAAGTTTGTCTATTTTATATTAAACCGAAGATGAAGTTTGTTTATATGAAATGATCTAATATCTATTCGATGTGTGATTTTGTATACAGGAAGAGTGGAGGATAAACATGCCTCCCATACAATGCTTATTTGTGAGTGTGAAACCAACAGCAGATCTCAGGTTAACATTCAAGTCTAAAGGGGAAGATTATCCACCTCACATTCCTCATCATGTCACCAAAGTTCTTGAGCTTCACTTTGTAAGCACTTCCATCCTTACATCCACCCTCTTTTCTAGATTAACTTCTCAACAACTACttacaaaaagaagaaaataggaAGTTAAATTGAATTGAGTTTATACACATTGAAGATCAAGTTTCAGAAAACCAAATAAACCAGAAAGTCTGTGCTAAACTAATGTTaactattttcttcttcttcttctctctgtAAGTATTTACAtggaaatttattcaaatagaTCATATAATTGGTCTGTTTGAAACTTGTTTCATTTTGATTAAACTTTGCAGAGATGATGATGAGTTTGTTATGCAGACAAGGTGGGAGCTGCAGGGCCTAAGTGCCCTTTACAAGGACCCTAACCAGATCAAACTAGATGTTAGAGGCACTGTATACCCAGAAAGAAAGGGAAAACACAGTTGGCTTAAGAATGAAATGGAGATGGAGATAACATTTTGTGCTTCTCCAGCAACAGCTTTCATTCCTGAAAGTGTCTTGCAGAGTGGCATAGAGCTGGTTAGATTGCCTTTGCATTGCACAATTCACTTCTTTTCTCTTCCTGTTTAGCTCATGCAGCATTGCATGCAACTACATTTGATTGAACCAGTTTTGATGACTTATTGACCAATCAATTGattaacagattttcaaaacaGTGTGGGATGAAATGAAGAAGGAATTCCATGGTAAATTGCTGCAAGATTATAACAGGTTCAAGAGAAACAAGACCAAGAAGATTTCTGTCTAAAACTTAGTGTTCTATTCTTCTTGTTGCAGCTAGATCATAAACATGAACAAATCAATTGTGATTAACTGTCATGAATCTttgtaaaggaaaaaaaatatgattcttCTGAATCTTCTCTCAGTGCTTCAAACTTCTCTGACTAATTTTCTACATTTTTCAGTCTCtattttaattagaaaaatgataatttcacattttaaaattgtttcattAATTTGGTGTATGACTGTTAACATGTTaacactttttttaaataatttaaaattttatgctTTTTAATGAAATAAGTAAATATAGTAACTATGCCTTTAAGTAATAATTGTAAAATGAATTTATCATatctatgattttttttactgttAATGCATAGGATATTTTGGTTTAATACAccaatatttatattatatccTTAATCTTCTACAATTTTCCTAATTAGATcattaaaattagtttgtaaTAGTTTTGAAacacaaaaaaattacaatttatacAGTTTTAAGAACCCATTACAAAATTCTAAAAGATAAAGAATTCAaatcatagttttttttaaagtttaagtaccaaattaaaaaaaaaaatcaaatcactctattatattaaattgtttttttttttctcatttcttattttaacaAATAAGAACATGATTTTGTTAGAACAACTTAGGAGTTCAAATgaattgaaatacttattaaGTGATAGTCGTTAAGGTTTTGTTTGCCACATGTTCAACTACACAAGCAACATATTTTGGGaagtaccttttttttttcattcatgaAAAAGTGTTCatatactaaaaatataaaataattttatattatcgt
This region includes:
- the LOC137836377 gene encoding uncharacterized protein, which produces MASLFMVPCQHRLLKKLQSHWHPKAAASNFIIRSEKTSTFSFRSNANIPIHEIPGASFDHYMDDKQRVIRDVFSDDKVTTQQINQEEWRINMPPIQCLFVSVKPTADLRLTFKSKGEDYPPHIPHHVTKVLELHFTRWELQGLSALYKDPNQIKLDVRGTVYPERKGKHSWLKNEMEMEITFCASPATAFIPESVLQSGIELIFKTVWDEMKKEFHGKLLQDYNRFKRNKTKKISV